A section of the Oreochromis niloticus isolate F11D_XX linkage group LG9, O_niloticus_UMD_NMBU, whole genome shotgun sequence genome encodes:
- the LOC102082196 gene encoding uncharacterized protein LOC102082196, with translation MAKKVVEYYPMLQDNDASVKHESINAKLQKRLQNMKTPVKRQGPTPERGRPKRRLTDLSPRDEEADDEDADRSSSSGASTLLSPVRNSDDASTSSDKDSRQIQARHYKTLQEMCKKAKPNQEDVSQLLDLEFEARRSFIDSDTMKEENRARLILDAYPCFKELHHALGELRRILDPHNKFISQIKLRWEEFCSRVEFYGVSKKAMNPPMTMDKTEAHLALMKALPTLFPTPAHPPKKMGNASEAFLHVLKPTEDPDAVLQKRSLSCPVVMFDGCKCVIAVGNLPVTTFDKEKLGEAMIYVMAYFYALHLTYPKCVATLLSVIQTEVLQDAIHEHDTTSSYRKALAEWHAFIGK, from the exons ATGGCTAAAAAAGTTGTGGAATATTATCCTATGCTGCAGGATAATGATGCAAGCGTAAAACAC GAGAGCATTAATGCCAAGTTACAAAAAAGGCTGCAAAATATGAAAACCCCAGTAAAAAGGCAAGGACCAACACCGGAGAGGGGACGGCCCAAGAGAAGGCTCACTGACCTCTCCCCAAGGGATGAAGAAGCTGATGATGAAGATGCTGATCGCAGTTCTTCCAGTGGTGCATCTACTCTGTTATCACCTGTCAGAAATTCTGACGATGCCTCCACTTCAT CTGACAAGGATAGTCGGCAAATACAAGCAAGACATTACAAAACATTACAAGAAATGTGCAAGAAGGCAAAACCAAACCAAGAAGATGTGTCCCAGCTATTAGACCTCGAGTTTGAAGCCAGAAGATCCTTCATTGACTCAGACACCATGAAAGAGGAGAACAGAGCTCGCCTCATCTTGGATGCATATCCATGCTTTAAAGAATTGCATCAT GCATTGGGTGAGCTTCGCAGAATTTTGGATCCCCACAACAAGTTCATCAGTCAAATAAAACTGAGATGGGAAGAATTCTGCTCCAGGGTAGAGTTCTACGGTGTGTCAAAGAAGGCAATGAATCCACCAATGACCATGGACAAAA CTGAAGCCCACCTTGCACTGATGAAGGCTCTTCCAACGCTCTTTCCCACACCTGCCCATCCACCAAAAAAGATGGGGAATGCTTCTGAAGCATTTCTACATGTCCTGAAG CCTACAGAAGATCCAGATGCTGTCCTCCAGAAACGAAGCTTGTCATGTCCAGTAGTGATGTTCGATGGCTGCAAGTGTGTCATTGCTGTTGGTAATTTACCAGTTACAACATTTGACAAAGAAAAACTTGGTGAGGCTATGATATATGTGATGGCATACTTTTATGCACTCCATCTGACTTACCCCAAATGCGTGGCAACCCTGCTGTCTGTCATTCAGACAGAAGTTCTCCAGGATGCCATTCATGAGCATGACACTACATCATCTTACAGAAAAGCCCTGGCAGAATGGCATGCATTTATTGGAAAGTAG